In Panicum virgatum strain AP13 chromosome 4N, P.virgatum_v5, whole genome shotgun sequence, a single window of DNA contains:
- the LOC120668849 gene encoding protein FD-like: protein MAANYHHYQMAAAWREPDSPQLSFMSGCSSLFSISTLQDDDDGAFVIAGHALPSTPVSLAGFAGDEVDMEVQQISGGSGDDRRSIRMMRNRESALRSRARKRAYVENLEKEVRRLVDENLKLKKQCKELKLEVAALVLPTKSSLRRTSSTQF, encoded by the exons ATGGCGGCCAACTACCACCACTACCAGATGGCCGCGGCGTGGAGGGAGCCGGACAGCCCGCAGCTGAGCTTCATGAGCGGCTGCAGCTCCCTCTTCTCCATCTCCACGCtgcaggacgacgacgacggcgccttCGTCATCGCCGGCCACGCGCTGCCCTCCACGCCCGTCTCGCTCGCCGggttcgccggcgacgaggtcgaCATGGAAGTGCAGCAGatcagcggcggcagcggcgacgaccGGAGGTCCATCAGGATGATGAGGAACCGGGAGTCCGCGCTCCGGTCCAGGGCCAGGAAGAGG GCATACGTTGAAAATCTGGAGAAAGAGGTTCGCCGGCTGGTGGATGAGAACTTGAAGCTCAAGAAGCAGTGCAAAGAG CTTAAACTGGAAGTGGCTGCGCTGGTCCTCCCTACCAAGAGCTCGCTGCGAAGAACCTCATCGACGCAATTCTGA